The following coding sequences lie in one Mesorhizobium sp. NZP2298 genomic window:
- a CDS encoding FecCD family ABC transporter permease, which translates to MLLAPGHKSGALSGHKAFALAMVAGTVAVVALVLLSIAYGSTLIPLSDVIASLGHAVGLNEHQVSGPVGKIVIDLRLPRTILAVCVGAGLGITGALLQTVTRNDLADPFLFGLSSGAAAGAVSVITVFGDSFGIWTLPVAAFTGGILAACIVLLLVARVRGQGPERLILAGLAVSFLFTALTNYLVFAGDQRAAHSVLFWTMGGLGLARWDNVWLGALGAGTIAAYGLWNHRRLDAFLAGESAAESLGVPVARMRRATFLVAAFSTAILVSVAGVIGFVGLMIPHLSRPLAGPLHLRLIASCALFGAVLLLASDLLARTLLPPQELPIGIITSSLGAFFVVTLVVRNRL; encoded by the coding sequence ATGCTTCTTGCCCCCGGGCATAAATCCGGCGCGCTTTCCGGGCACAAGGCATTCGCGCTGGCCATGGTGGCGGGCACGGTGGCGGTCGTCGCCCTCGTGCTGCTGTCGATCGCCTATGGTTCGACGCTGATCCCGTTGAGCGACGTCATCGCCTCGCTTGGCCATGCCGTCGGGTTGAATGAGCACCAGGTGTCGGGCCCGGTCGGCAAGATCGTCATCGATCTCAGGCTGCCGCGCACGATCCTGGCGGTCTGTGTCGGTGCCGGCCTCGGCATCACAGGCGCGTTGCTGCAGACGGTGACCCGCAACGATCTCGCCGATCCTTTCCTGTTCGGCCTGTCGTCGGGAGCCGCCGCCGGCGCTGTTTCCGTCATCACCGTCTTCGGCGACAGTTTTGGCATCTGGACCTTGCCGGTCGCGGCCTTCACCGGCGGCATACTGGCCGCCTGCATCGTGCTGCTGCTGGTCGCCCGGGTAAGGGGGCAGGGGCCGGAGCGGCTGATCCTCGCCGGCCTTGCCGTCTCCTTCCTGTTCACGGCATTGACCAATTATCTGGTCTTTGCCGGAGACCAGCGCGCCGCCCATTCGGTGCTGTTCTGGACGATGGGCGGGCTCGGGCTGGCGCGCTGGGACAATGTCTGGCTGGGCGCGTTGGGAGCCGGCACGATCGCGGCCTACGGACTGTGGAACCACCGCAGGCTGGACGCCTTCCTGGCCGGTGAAAGTGCTGCCGAAAGCCTTGGCGTGCCGGTGGCGCGCATGCGCCGGGCGACGTTTCTCGTTGCAGCCTTCTCGACGGCAATTCTCGTCTCGGTCGCCGGCGTCATCGGCTTTGTCGGATTGATGATCCCGCATCTGTCGCGGCCGCTGGCAGGTCCCTTGCATCTGCGCCTGATCGCAAGCTGTGCATTGTTCGGGGCGGTGCTCCTGCTGGCAAGCGATCTTCTGGCCCGGACGCTGCTGCCGCCGCAGGAACTGCCGATCGGCATCATCACCAGTTCGCTCGGTGCCTTCTTCGTCGTTACGCTGGTCGTCCGAAACCGCCTGTGA
- a CDS encoding ABC transporter substrate-binding protein, with protein MKRLALSLVFSLLVSTAFAFPVTVDSCGKPLTFDAPPKRAVIHDLNMAEMAFALKLQPSIVGLTGITGWYKVGPEFKAEQGSIPELAPKYPTLENLVAVEPDFFFAGWYYGMKPGGDVTPDTLAPHGIKTLVLTESCVHLDKNRPAASMDLLYGDVEKLGKIFGKETEAQKLVAGWKAQLADITAKVGDAKGTRVFLYDSGEDRPFTAGKFAIPSAMITAAGGDNIMADMDTSWGNTDWETVASRNPQFLILLDYQDGGGYRKLLDFLKAHPAMKETDAVKNERFVALRYAELTPGPANIEAIAKIAKAMHPEAF; from the coding sequence GTGAAACGTCTCGCCTTGTCGCTCGTCTTTTCCTTGCTGGTCTCTACCGCCTTCGCTTTCCCCGTCACCGTCGACAGTTGCGGCAAGCCGCTGACCTTCGACGCGCCGCCCAAGCGCGCCGTCATCCATGACCTCAACATGGCCGAGATGGCCTTCGCGCTGAAGCTGCAGCCGTCGATCGTCGGCCTGACCGGCATCACCGGATGGTACAAGGTCGGCCCCGAATTCAAGGCCGAGCAGGGCTCAATCCCGGAACTCGCGCCCAAATACCCGACGCTCGAGAACCTGGTCGCCGTCGAGCCCGATTTCTTCTTCGCCGGCTGGTACTATGGCATGAAGCCGGGCGGCGACGTGACGCCCGACACGCTCGCCCCGCATGGCATCAAGACACTGGTGCTGACCGAAAGCTGCGTCCATCTCGACAAGAACCGCCCGGCGGCTTCCATGGACCTGCTCTATGGCGATGTTGAAAAGCTGGGCAAGATCTTTGGCAAGGAGACCGAGGCGCAGAAGCTTGTCGCCGGCTGGAAGGCGCAACTCGCCGACATCACCGCGAAGGTCGGCGACGCCAAGGGAACCCGTGTGTTCCTCTATGATTCCGGCGAGGACAGGCCGTTCACCGCCGGAAAATTCGCCATCCCGAGCGCCATGATCACAGCGGCCGGCGGCGATAACATCATGGCCGACATGGACACCAGCTGGGGCAACACGGACTGGGAAACGGTGGCGTCGCGCAATCCGCAATTCCTCATCCTGCTCGATTACCAGGATGGCGGCGGCTACAGGAAGCTGCTCGATTTCTTGAAGGCGCATCCGGCGATGAAGGAGACGGATGCGGTCAAGAACGAGCGTTTCGTGGCCCTTCGCTATGCCGAACTGACGCCTGGACCGGCAAACATCGAGGCGATCGCCAAGATCGCCAAGGCGATGCATCCGGAAGCGTTCTGA
- a CDS encoding ABC transporter ATP-binding protein, whose protein sequence is MTMPLLEARDLGAVANGRNLVHAVSLSIATGDRLAIIGPNGAGKTTLLRMLSGMLRPSSGEVKLGGRRLDRISTAERALHMAVVGQTDQPDPRLAVIDYVELGRVPYAGLRRRSEERDIVVDALRRTGLLPLLGRTIGSLSGGERQRAQLARAIAQQPKVLFLDEPTNHLDPRARGELLELVAGFGMTVIAVLHDLALVAPFATRVAVMNEARLHALAAPREALTQQLIREIFGVDVFRLRHPTEDRELTVFDVPNRAAPPS, encoded by the coding sequence ATGACAATGCCACTCCTCGAGGCGCGCGACCTGGGTGCTGTGGCGAATGGCCGGAATCTGGTCCATGCGGTCAGCCTCTCTATCGCCACCGGCGATCGTCTCGCCATCATCGGCCCCAATGGTGCCGGCAAGACGACGCTGCTGCGCATGCTGTCGGGCATGCTCAGGCCAAGTTCGGGCGAGGTGAAGCTTGGCGGGCGACGGCTGGACAGGATCTCGACGGCCGAGCGGGCCCTGCACATGGCCGTCGTCGGCCAGACCGACCAGCCGGATCCGCGGCTGGCGGTGATCGACTATGTCGAACTTGGCCGCGTTCCGTATGCCGGCCTGAGGCGCAGGAGCGAGGAGCGCGACATTGTCGTCGACGCCCTGCGCCGGACCGGCCTTTTGCCGCTGCTCGGCCGCACCATTGGCTCGCTGTCTGGAGGGGAGCGCCAACGCGCCCAGCTGGCGCGCGCCATCGCACAGCAACCAAAGGTGTTGTTCCTCGACGAGCCGACCAATCATCTTGACCCGCGTGCTCGCGGCGAGCTTCTCGAACTCGTCGCCGGCTTCGGCATGACGGTGATCGCGGTGCTGCATGACCTGGCCCTGGTGGCGCCTTTCGCCACCAGGGTCGCGGTGATGAACGAAGCCCGGCTGCACGCGTTGGCCGCACCGCGCGAAGCGCTGACGCAACAGCTGATCCGCGAGATTTTCGGCGTCGACGTGTTTCGCCTGCGCCACCCTACCGAGGACCGTGAACTGACGGTGTTCGATGTTCCGAACCGCGCCGCGCCACCATCCTGA
- a CDS encoding DUF1636 family protein: protein MDGAIDHHIIVCTLCRDVPTGIRSGESLCADLRSRLSAHDEPAVSHGFTVEGVECMAGCARPLTVAFQAPGKATYLFGSVDAEADAGDLVRFARLYASLADGWCNSGQRPPRLAGKTLARIPAPGKLAGDSR from the coding sequence TTGGACGGCGCTATCGATCACCACATCATCGTGTGCACGCTTTGCCGTGACGTTCCCACCGGCATCAGGTCGGGCGAAAGCCTGTGCGCCGATTTGCGCTCCCGGCTCTCGGCCCATGATGAACCCGCCGTGTCGCATGGCTTCACGGTCGAAGGCGTCGAATGCATGGCGGGCTGCGCACGGCCGCTGACGGTAGCCTTCCAGGCGCCGGGCAAGGCTACCTATCTCTTCGGCTCCGTCGATGCCGAGGCCGACGCCGGTGATCTCGTGCGATTTGCCAGGCTCTACGCCTCGCTCGCCGACGGCTGGTGCAATTCCGGACAGCGTCCGCCGCGACTGGCCGGCAAGACGCTGGCCCGCATCCCGGCGCCGGGCAAGCTGGCGGGTGATAGCCGATGA